The following proteins are encoded in a genomic region of Gimesia algae:
- the sufB gene encoding Fe-S cluster assembly protein SufB, which translates to MSTKLDTNSENENVDIGDYQYGFHDPTDKYVFTGQKGLNAAVVAQISEMKNEPAWMRDFRLKSYEIFEQKPTPQWGGNLNEINYQDIHYFVRASEGQERSWEDVPDDIRKTYDRLGIPEAEKKFLSGVKAQYESEVVYGSLQEDLAKQGVLFTDTDSALKDHPELFREYFGKIIPPEDNKFSALNSAVWSGGSFVYVPPGVHIEFPLQAYFRINSENMGQFERTLVIVDEGASCHYVEGCTAPTYSSNSLHSAVVEIIVKKGGRFRYTTIQNWSNNVYNLVTKRAHAYEDSLMEWVDGNLGSKLTMKYPAIFLMGEGARGETLSIAFAGKGQHQDAGAKMVHCAPNTSSRIISKSISKDGGRASYRGLVKVDPEAHGCKSNVVCDALLLDPESRSDTYPYIEIEDNDVAIEHEASVSKIGEEQLFYLMSRGMTEAEASSMIVTGFIEPLVKELPMEYAVEMNRLIELQMEGSIG; encoded by the coding sequence ATGTCTACCAAGTTGGATACCAATTCGGAAAATGAGAATGTTGATATTGGAGATTATCAATATGGATTTCATGACCCCACCGACAAGTACGTGTTTACCGGCCAGAAAGGCTTGAATGCGGCAGTGGTGGCCCAGATTTCAGAGATGAAAAATGAGCCGGCCTGGATGCGGGATTTCCGTTTGAAGTCCTATGAGATTTTCGAACAGAAACCAACACCGCAATGGGGCGGCAATCTGAATGAGATCAATTACCAGGATATCCATTACTTCGTGCGTGCCTCTGAAGGGCAGGAGCGAAGCTGGGAGGATGTTCCCGATGATATTCGCAAGACTTATGATCGTCTGGGGATCCCCGAGGCAGAGAAAAAATTCCTGTCTGGTGTGAAAGCGCAGTATGAGTCTGAAGTGGTTTACGGCAGCTTGCAGGAAGATCTGGCCAAGCAGGGGGTTCTGTTTACGGATACCGACTCGGCTCTGAAGGATCATCCCGAGTTGTTCCGGGAGTACTTCGGCAAGATTATTCCTCCTGAAGATAACAAGTTTTCTGCTTTGAACTCGGCCGTCTGGTCTGGTGGTTCGTTTGTGTATGTGCCTCCGGGAGTTCATATTGAATTTCCGCTGCAGGCGTATTTCCGCATCAATTCGGAAAATATGGGTCAGTTTGAGCGGACTCTGGTCATCGTTGATGAAGGCGCTTCCTGCCATTATGTGGAAGGTTGTACGGCTCCGACTTACAGCTCAAACAGTCTGCACTCAGCCGTCGTTGAGATCATCGTCAAGAAAGGCGGGCGGTTCCGTTACACGACCATTCAGAACTGGTCAAACAACGTTTATAACCTGGTGACCAAGCGGGCGCATGCCTACGAAGATTCCCTGATGGAATGGGTTGACGGTAACCTGGGATCCAAGCTGACCATGAAGTATCCCGCCATCTTTCTGATGGGTGAAGGTGCCCGTGGCGAAACCCTCTCGATCGCCTTTGCGGGTAAAGGGCAGCATCAGGATGCCGGCGCCAAGATGGTGCATTGTGCTCCGAATACTTCGAGCCGGATTATCTCGAAGAGTATTTCCAAAGATGGCGGACGAGCCAGTTATCGTGGGCTGGTCAAGGTGGATCCGGAAGCGCATGGCTGTAAATCAAATGTGGTCTGCGATGCCTTGCTGCTGGATCCAGAGAGCCGTAGCGATACATATCCCTACATTGAAATTGAAGACAACGATGTGGCGATTGAGCACGAGGCCAGCGTTTCCAAAATCGGTGAAGAACAGTTGTTTTATCTGATGAGCCGCGGGATGACAGAAGCTGAAGCATCGTCAATGATTGTCACAGGCTTCATCGAGCCTCTGGTAAAAGAGCTGCCGATGGAATATGCCGTCGAAATGAACCGCCTGATTGAACTCCAGATGGAAGGCTCAATCGGTTAG
- the sufD gene encoding Fe-S cluster assembly protein SufD: protein MSTSSVNTSADIPAGFSEAAFEAFLATRDEPAWVTESRRQAFKRYSELLETELDPEEYRRVDLRALRPDRFQLSAGLESSGAQQASTLLKEQAEFAGHVTHVDGQLISSELSEELAAKGVIFGDLATVAREHSDLVQKYFMTKAVDSNTDRFSAWHAAFWTGGTFLYVPRNVVVDAPLHSLITLQAEKAADFSHTLVILDEGASATLLEETASTTEENLGLHSGAVELILAKEARLRYVQLQNWNHKVWHIAHQAGRVENNGFLQWTVGGIGAKLAHIHQDVVLDGRGAEAEVNGVTFSTDQQIHSFYTKQAHNAPETRSDLLYKQVLRDHSRAIWRGMIRVEPEGQQTNGYQRNDSLMLSSTCRGDAIPGLEIEADDVRCTHGATAGRVDEEQIFYCMSRGISEYEAMHMIVEGFFQTVFDRIPVEVVRETLNQAIIKKLGFGR from the coding sequence ATGAGTACTTCATCCGTTAATACCTCTGCTGACATCCCGGCTGGATTTAGTGAAGCCGCTTTCGAAGCATTTCTGGCGACCCGTGACGAACCCGCCTGGGTGACAGAGTCACGTCGACAGGCCTTCAAGCGTTACTCGGAACTTCTGGAAACGGAACTGGATCCGGAAGAGTACCGCCGTGTTGATTTGCGGGCACTCAGACCCGACCGGTTTCAACTGAGTGCTGGTTTAGAGTCGTCTGGGGCACAGCAGGCATCTACGCTTTTGAAAGAGCAGGCTGAATTTGCCGGGCATGTGACACATGTGGATGGCCAACTGATCTCAAGCGAACTTTCTGAAGAGCTGGCTGCCAAGGGAGTCATCTTTGGCGATCTGGCGACAGTCGCACGGGAGCACAGCGATCTGGTTCAGAAGTATTTCATGACGAAAGCCGTCGACAGTAATACGGACCGGTTCTCTGCATGGCATGCTGCGTTCTGGACGGGGGGGACTTTTTTGTATGTACCTCGCAATGTTGTAGTGGATGCACCGCTGCATAGTCTGATTACATTGCAGGCCGAGAAGGCAGCTGACTTCAGTCACACACTGGTGATTCTCGATGAGGGTGCCTCAGCAACTCTGCTGGAAGAAACTGCTTCCACGACTGAAGAAAATCTGGGCTTGCACTCCGGGGCTGTTGAGTTGATCCTGGCCAAAGAGGCACGCCTGCGATATGTCCAGCTGCAGAACTGGAATCATAAAGTCTGGCACATTGCTCACCAGGCCGGTCGCGTTGAGAATAACGGATTCCTGCAATGGACCGTTGGTGGAATCGGTGCCAAGCTGGCTCATATTCATCAGGATGTCGTGCTGGACGGACGTGGTGCAGAGGCGGAAGTGAATGGTGTGACTTTCTCAACCGATCAACAGATCCATTCGTTCTATACGAAGCAGGCTCACAATGCTCCGGAAACCCGTTCTGATCTCCTGTATAAACAGGTTCTTCGTGATCATTCACGCGCCATCTGGCGGGGAATGATTCGGGTTGAGCCGGAAGGTCAGCAGACGAACGGCTACCAGCGGAATGATTCACTCATGCTCTCATCAACCTGTCGCGGTGATGCCATTCCCGGCCTGGAAATCGAAGCCGATGACGTACGTTGTACACATGGTGCTACCGCCGGTCGCGTAGATGAAGAGCAGATCTTTTACTGTATGTCACGCGGCATATCAGAATATGAAGCGATGCATATGATCGTGGAAGGTTTCTTTCAGACTGTGTTTGACCGGATCCCGGTGGAAGTCGTTCGTGAGACTTTGAATCAGGCTATTATCAAAAAATTAGGATTTGGTCGGTAG
- a CDS encoding helix-turn-helix transcriptional regulator, translating to MRVSIDENDRSFLLGLNRLKSATIHEICEQEGVTATAVRQRLVRLQGLELIERTQVKEGRGRPHYTYSVTSLGMRLLGDNYAELANILWEELKGIDDEDLRCRLAARIQTALVQQYGRNVDAPSLQGRMEQLKQALEERGFVVELDHTGPLPILREHNCPYHDIASSDASICELEQRVFERVLGTKMNLSECCLDGHHCCEFEAYIS from the coding sequence ATGCGCGTTTCGATTGATGAAAATGATCGTAGTTTTTTGCTGGGGCTCAATCGCCTTAAGTCAGCAACGATACACGAGATCTGTGAACAGGAAGGCGTAACAGCGACTGCTGTTCGTCAGCGTCTGGTTCGTTTACAGGGGCTGGAGTTAATTGAACGAACTCAGGTGAAGGAAGGGCGAGGCCGTCCTCACTATACTTACTCGGTCACAAGCCTGGGGATGCGGTTGCTGGGGGATAACTACGCTGAGTTAGCGAATATTCTCTGGGAAGAACTGAAAGGGATTGATGATGAAGATTTGCGCTGTCGACTGGCAGCGCGGATTCAAACCGCTCTGGTGCAGCAGTATGGAAGAAATGTAGATGCGCCTTCGCTCCAGGGGCGGATGGAGCAGTTAAAACAGGCGCTGGAAGAACGTGGTTTTGTGGTTGAACTGGATCATACCGGCCCTCTGCCAATTTTACGGGAGCATAATTGCCCTTACCACGACATCGCCAGCAGTGATGCTTCGATTTGTGAACTGGAGCAAAGGGTCTTCGAGCGAGTTTTAGGTACTAAGATGAATCTCTCAGAATGTTGTCTGGACGGACATCATTGCTGTGAGTTTGAAGCATATATCAGTTAA
- a CDS encoding alanine/glycine:cation symporter family protein, with product MNFDRPSHSNTIRSGMAALLMISILFSVASPLQAYQDSHPPEKTSETNEPAGKEAKTGIALIEAKIDTAFGTFNSYLQQVIFFKVPLTKDQLNQLTSGVKEKDRNGTPLAVLWLVIGATYFTFRMNFINLRAFKHSILLIMGRYDDPEDEGEVTHFQALTAALSATVGLGNIAGVAIAIATGGPGAMFWMMLAGLLGMTSKFAECTLAQIYRRINPDGRVMGGPMCYLSVGLQDQYPGNSFMKGLGKTLAVLFAILCIGGSLAGGNSFQVKQSLGAVAETIPILKDNNLEWVYGIVMAFFVGIVIIGGIRSIARTTEKIVPLMCGIYILACLAIIIMQVEQIPACFKAIWDGAFSDNAMYGGFLGVLIIGFKRAAFSNEAGVGSAAIAHSAAKTKYPVREGIVASLGPFVDTIMICTMTALVMIITGAYNDPQYADLIKSDNGAALTSAAMNSQIPYFNYVLSVSVILFAYSTMISWSYYGERCWAFLFGDSAKISLAYRILFLVFVVLGSVVSATNVLDFGDLMILGMAFPNILGVLLLSNRVKRELDAYWSRYKSGEFDNTRSPAENK from the coding sequence ATGAATTTCGACCGGCCCTCACACTCGAATACAATTCGCTCCGGCATGGCGGCACTTCTGATGATTTCAATCCTCTTTTCAGTGGCATCTCCACTACAGGCTTATCAGGATTCCCATCCCCCAGAAAAAACTTCCGAGACGAACGAGCCCGCCGGGAAGGAAGCCAAAACGGGAATCGCCCTCATCGAAGCAAAGATCGATACCGCTTTTGGAACGTTTAACTCCTACCTGCAACAGGTCATCTTCTTCAAAGTCCCTCTCACCAAAGATCAACTGAATCAGCTCACCTCGGGCGTCAAGGAAAAGGATCGCAATGGAACACCTCTCGCCGTGCTCTGGCTGGTCATCGGTGCTACCTATTTCACCTTCCGTATGAATTTTATCAATCTGCGCGCATTTAAGCACTCGATTTTGCTCATCATGGGGAGATATGATGACCCGGAAGATGAAGGGGAAGTAACACACTTTCAGGCACTGACAGCCGCCTTGTCTGCTACTGTTGGTTTGGGAAATATTGCCGGGGTCGCAATAGCGATTGCCACCGGCGGGCCGGGAGCCATGTTCTGGATGATGCTGGCCGGGCTGCTGGGTATGACATCCAAGTTTGCCGAATGTACTCTGGCACAGATTTACCGCCGCATTAACCCGGATGGTCGCGTGATGGGGGGACCAATGTGTTATCTGTCAGTCGGTTTACAAGACCAATATCCTGGAAATTCCTTTATGAAGGGGCTGGGAAAAACACTGGCTGTCCTTTTCGCAATTTTATGTATCGGCGGCTCGCTGGCAGGAGGCAACTCGTTTCAGGTCAAGCAATCTCTGGGTGCTGTTGCTGAGACGATCCCGATATTGAAAGATAACAACCTGGAGTGGGTCTATGGGATTGTGATGGCATTTTTCGTGGGGATCGTCATTATCGGCGGAATTCGCAGCATCGCCCGTACGACAGAAAAAATTGTGCCCCTGATGTGCGGCATCTACATCCTGGCATGCCTGGCAATTATTATAATGCAAGTTGAACAGATACCCGCCTGTTTCAAGGCCATCTGGGATGGTGCTTTCAGCGACAATGCGATGTATGGCGGCTTTCTGGGTGTGCTGATAATTGGATTCAAGCGGGCCGCCTTCTCAAACGAAGCGGGAGTCGGCTCCGCAGCCATTGCCCACTCAGCCGCCAAAACAAAATATCCGGTCAGGGAAGGTATCGTCGCATCGCTGGGACCGTTTGTCGATACGATTATGATCTGTACCATGACCGCACTCGTGATGATTATTACAGGCGCTTACAATGATCCCCAATACGCAGATTTGATTAAGTCTGACAACGGAGCAGCGCTGACCTCGGCAGCGATGAATTCTCAGATCCCCTACTTTAATTACGTACTGTCAGTTTCCGTAATCCTGTTTGCCTACTCGACGATGATCTCCTGGTCCTACTATGGCGAACGTTGCTGGGCGTTTCTGTTCGGTGACAGCGCGAAAATTTCACTGGCTTACCGCATTTTGTTCCTTGTTTTCGTCGTGCTAGGCTCAGTCGTCTCAGCAACGAATGTTCTTGATTTTGGCGATTTGATGATTCTGGGAATGGCGTTTCCCAATATCCTAGGAGTTCTGCTGCTGTCCAATCGGGTCAAGCGGGAACTGGACGCCTATTGGAGCCGTTATAAATCAGGGGAGTTTGACAACACGAGATCCCCTGCAGAAAATAAATGA
- the sufC gene encoding Fe-S cluster assembly ATPase SufC, producing the protein MSLLKISDLHVSVTGTPILKGVNLEIKQGEVHALMGPNGSGKSTLAYAMAGHPSYEITKGKVEIDGTDISELDPNERARLGLFLAFQYPVVIPGVKVADFLRHAMSNVRNPDRKEGEKLIPMREFRKELRDQMSELGMDLEMARRYLNDGFSGGEKKRMEILQLAMLKPKFAVLDETDSGLDSDAVKVVSEGLNRLTGPEMGVLIITHHERLLEFNQPQFTHVMLAGRIVETGDASLAAELHEHGYSSVRERHPDAAAEEVVEAV; encoded by the coding sequence ATGAGTTTGTTGAAAATTTCCGATTTACATGTATCAGTTACCGGCACTCCGATTTTAAAAGGGGTGAACCTGGAAATTAAACAGGGCGAAGTTCATGCCCTGATGGGCCCCAATGGTTCGGGGAAAAGTACGCTGGCCTACGCGATGGCTGGTCACCCGAGTTATGAAATTACCAAGGGTAAAGTCGAAATTGATGGCACCGATATTTCAGAACTCGATCCCAATGAACGAGCCCGTCTGGGATTATTTCTGGCGTTTCAGTATCCCGTCGTGATTCCTGGAGTCAAAGTCGCTGACTTTCTGCGACACGCGATGTCCAATGTACGGAACCCGGATCGAAAGGAAGGCGAAAAGCTGATTCCGATGCGTGAGTTCCGTAAAGAACTGCGGGATCAGATGAGCGAACTGGGCATGGATCTGGAAATGGCCCGTCGCTACCTGAATGATGGTTTTTCCGGCGGTGAAAAGAAGCGGATGGAAATTCTGCAACTGGCCATGCTTAAACCCAAGTTTGCTGTATTGGATGAGACCGACAGTGGTCTGGACAGTGACGCCGTCAAGGTCGTCAGTGAAGGACTGAACCGTCTGACCGGTCCGGAAATGGGAGTGCTGATCATCACTCACCATGAACGTCTGCTGGAATTTAATCAGCCGCAGTTTACACATGTAATGCTGGCTGGCCGTATTGTCGAAACGGGAGATGCCAGCCTGGCCGCGGAGCTTCACGAACATGGCTATTCCAGTGTGCGGGAACGCCATCCGGATGCCGCAGCAGAAGAAGTTGTCGAAGCTGTCTGA